A genomic stretch from Scomber scombrus chromosome 8, fScoSco1.1, whole genome shotgun sequence includes:
- the myoc gene encoding myocilin produces the protein MFLFLSLCLCGLLLQGDAQDQASLWRGNDRSGRCQYTFSVPSPTETSCPQTGGPEVEGLKARLNLLEVLVSRLTGGNTGAPQGADAKSQSALQEALNRAVGERNLLQGEKERLERDLEGLQRRVEDMKRETEKLRNRPCPPQTPMVQPSPSLQDSGLMRPAGGSSVLSHLMNRPNRQGDSSSLIDSAWQYGSPGFQEMKAEVTEVPAPDNTEEYTGCGVLISVGEPVTHKKAESIAGKYGVWMQDPEAVPPYGSNMVWRIDTVGSNIRQLFGYEDMDQLSKGFPSKVLLLPESVESTGATLYRGSLYYQRRLSRTLIRFDLSSESVAARRDLPHANFHGQAPYSWGGYTDIDLAVDEQGLWAIYSTNKAKGAIVISQLNPHNLEVKKSWETNIRKNSVANSFIICGRLYTVASYTAPNTTLNYMYDTESSQGKAITIPFRNKHRYNSMIDYNPTQRKLFGWDNFHIVSYDVRLGRPQAN, from the exons ATGTTTCTCTTCCTCTCGTTGTGCCTGTGTGGTCTTCTGCTGCAAGGTGATGCACAGGACCAAGCTTCTTTGTGGAGGGGGAATGACAGAAGTGGGCGATGCCAGTACACCTTCTCTGTACCCAGCCCCACCGAAACCAGCTGCCCGCAGACCGGGGGCCCGGAGGTGGAGGGCCTGAAGGCCAGGCTCAACCTGCTGGAGGTGCTGGTGTCCCGGCTCACTGGAGGGAACACTGGGGCTCCCCAGGGTGCCGATGCCAAATCTCAGTCTGCGCTGCAAGAGGCGCTGAACCGGGCCGTGGGGGAGAGGAACCTGCTACAGGGGGAGAAAGAGCGCCTAGAGAGAGACTTGGAGGGGCTTCAGCGCAGGGTGGAGGATATGAAGAGGGAGACGGAGAAGCTGAGGAACAGACCCTGTCCTCCACAGACCCCCATGGTGCAACCCAGCCCCTCTCTGCAGGACAGTGGCCTGATGAGACCTGCTGGTG gttcCAGTGTGTTGTCTCACCTGATGAACAGGCCCAACAGACAGGGAGACAGCAGCAGTTTGATAG ACTCAGCATGGCAGTACGGATCTCCAGGCTTTCAGGAGATGAAGGCCGAGGTGACGGAGGTTCCTGCTCCTGACAACACTGAGGAATACACAG GTTGTGGGGTGCTGATTTCAGTGGGTGAACCGGTCACTCACAAGAAGGCCGAAAGCATAGCGGGTAAATATGGTGTTTGGATGCAGGACCCTGAAGCTGTGCCCCCATATGGATCCAACATGGTCTGGCGCATCGACACTGTTGGCTCCAACATCAGGCAGCTGTTTGGGTATGAGGACATGGATCAGCTCTCTAAAGGCTTTCCATCCAAG GTGCTGCTGTTGCCAGAGTCGGTGGAGAGTACTGGTGCCACTCTGTACAGAGGCTCTCTGTACTATCAGCGACGTCTCAGCCGCACCCTCATCCGCTTCGACCTCTCCTCTGAGAGTGTCGCAGCCCGTCGTGACCTCCCCCATGCCAACTTCCACGGCCAGGCCCCCTACTCCTGGGGAGGCTACACGGATATCGACCTGGCCGTAGATGAGCAGGGTCTGTGGGCCATCTACTCCACCAACAAGGCCAAAGGAGCCATCGTGATCTCGCAGCTGAACCCACACAATCTGGAGGTGAAGAAAAGCTGGGAGACAAACATCCGGAAGAACTCTGTGGCCAACTCCTTCATCATCTGCGGCAGGCTGTACACCGTGGCCAGCTACACGGCCCCCAACACCACCCTCAACTACATGTACGACACTGAAAGCAGCCAGGGAAAAGCCATTACCATCCCCTTTAGGAACAAGCACCGCTACAACAGCATGATCGATTACAACCCGACTCAGAGGAAGCTGTTTGGCTGGGACAACTTCCACATAGTGTCCTATGATGTCCGGCTGGGTCGCCCGCAGGCCAACTGA